The Paraburkholderia dioscoreae DNA window GAAAGCGGGCACCATCGGGATATCTGGCGAGCGCCGCAGCATCCGTACACACGCACGTTACTCGAAGCGATTCCGGGCCGGACTTTCGACGCGCAGGCAGCATAGTCCGCGCGGCTGACAAGGGCGGCTAGCACCGCCCCTACCGTATTCAAACCTTCTCACTCGTTGCTGAAATACGCCGGCAAGCGAAAGCCGTCGTAAAAGCGATTGCTGCGAATCGCGCGCTGGAAGTCCGCTGACTGATACGCCTGCACGATGTCCTGAGTCGCGCGTGCATTGCGGTTGGAAGCCTTCACGACAACCTGGTTGATATACGGCGGCGTCATCTCTTCGAGCGCGAGCGCATCGGTCAGCTTGTGACCGCTGAAGATCGCGAAATTGCCCTGAATCGCGGCGTAATCGACATCTTCGAGGGCGCGCGGCGCCTGCGCCGATTCGAGCGGCACGATCTTGATGCCGGCCGGATTGGCGATCACGTCCCGCTCGGTGACGTCCACGGGATTGGGGTTCGGTTTGATCCTGATCCAGCCGATACGCTGCAATATCTTCAGCGCGCGTTCGAGATTGACCGGATCGTTCGGCACCGCGACGCGGGTGCCGGGTTTGACCTCCGCGAGCGAATGGTGCTTGCTCGAATAGAGTCCCATTGGCGGCGTGGGCACCTGCACCACGCCAACCAGATCGGTCCCGTTACGGTCGTTGTAGGACTTCAGATAGACCTCGTGCTGCATCACGTCGGCGATTATCTCGCCTCGGTACACGGCCTGGTTCGCTTCGAGGCCGGTGCTGAACTCGACGTACCTGACCGCGTAGCCTTTCTTGCGCAGTTGCGGTTCGACACCCGCCTTGAATTCGTCGGCGTAGGGGCCGGGCACGAACCCGACGCGCAACTCCTGTGAAGGGGCGCCGCTATCGGCGGCGTAAGCGGTTGGGGCGGTGAAGCCTGCAAGCGTGGCGGCCAGCAGTAGAGCGCTGTGATGCGTCGACGCGTCGAAAACTTGATGCCGACGCTGCCGGATTGTCTGTATTCCATGTAGGCGGATTTCCTTGGGAGAGTGAATCGGAAGAAGTTCAGCGTTGCAGCCACACGTCGGCGAAACTGGCCGAGACGCCGTCCGGCGAGATCGTATGGTTATGCACCGCGCGCGAATAGACCGTCAGGTATTGCGGCGACACCAGATTGATGTCCGGCAGATCGCGTTCGAGAATGCGCTGAATCTGCGAAAAGAGCTGCTTGCGCTTTGCCTCGTCGGTTTCTTCGGCGACCTGCGAGAACAGTTGATCGATTTCCGGATTGCTGTAATGGGAGCCGGTGGTGAACGGAGTGGGGCGGGGCAATGCTCGCGTCAATGCAGTAGATCATGCAAGGTTTGGAATGCAAAACAATGAATTCTGCTTTTCAATTGAAGTACCCGATGCAGCACAGCCGTGCTGTTATAGCGGAGATACTGCGTATGCCGGCGCGAATCAGGATTGGGCCTTCCAGACGATGTCGCGCACATTGACCTTCTTCGGAATGAGGTCAAGGGCGAAAAGAGCGGACACCGCAGGCGAACTGCTCCGCGATCAACGGATTCGCAATGCTTATCTCGGCGGATCGCTTGCGGCGGAAACTGCGTCGTGAAAGGAACGCTATAGCGTCCCTTGCGGGAAATGCAGGCTTGAGCCGTCGGTTAAGGGACGATGAGTTCGCGTCAGAACGCGAGTCGCCCTTCCGCCGCGATCACGGACAGTGGATTGCGCTGGCTCTGTACTTCACGCGCCTGCAACGCTTCCGGCAGCGAGGCCTTGTCGCCCGCCCGGCCAAGCGCGATACCGGCCTCTATCGAGTAGGCGTCCGGCACGGCGAGCTCGCGGCGGATCGTCTCGCGTTCAATGCCGGCAAGCCCGTGCGCGTGCCATCCGGAGAGACTCGCCTGCAGGGCCAGATAGCCCCACGCGGCGCCGGTATCGAACGAATGGGTCGGCGCGGGCACTTCCGCCGCGCCGCCGGGCGGCGTGAACGTGCTCTTCGACAGCACGATCACAATGGCTGCGGCGTGTTTCGCCCAGCTCCGGTTGAATTCGTTGAGGAAGCCGAGAAACTGTTCCCAATGCGGCGTATCGCGTCGTGCATAGACGAATCGCCAGGGCTGCGAGTTATAGGAAGAGGGCGCCCAGCGGGCCGCTTCGAGCAGCGTCAGCAGTGTTGCTTCGGGGATCGGATCGGAACTGAATGCGCGCGGCGACCAGCGCTCCAGGAATTGCCGGTCAATGGCGTGTTCGGCGGTTCGTGAGTTCGATGTTGTCATGGGCTGCTCCTGAAAAGAAAGGTTCGACGTTCGAGCCTGCGGGGCACGCGGCCCGAGGCGATGCCGGATCACTTTATCCGCAGGTACTGCGCGACCGAACCGATTTATTCTCGCAACGTTATTCCGCCATCCCACACGCCCGGCGTGATTAGCGTTTGATCCATTCCACGAAAACCAATCCACAAAACCTTGTTTGCGCTTCTTTTTTCAGGCCGCTAGATTCGTTCGTATGGCAATGAATCGACGGAGGCCATATGGCCACGCTTTCAGCGACATTCTTCCGGGTCGGACTCCTGCATTCTGTGCGCGCCCTGAAAAAGCGCCTGTCAAGGCGCGCGCCGATTGCGTCTGATCAATCCGGCAGCGAGACGTTTGGTCCCGCTTATGGTGCCCAATCGCCCGAGCGGCTCGAACGCATTGCGGCTTACGCACGCTCCGGCTACTTCCATACGGAATACACCGCGGGCATGTTCGTTGTGCCGATCGAGATGCCGCCGGAATGACGGCGCGGCCGGTGGTGGCAAGCGGGAGCGGAAGCATTGCGCACAGGCAGCCGTGATGCCGGGCGGTTTTGGGCGGAAGCGACCAAACCGGTGCTTCTTTAGAAATCACAATTAATTGGTTCGACTTCGGCCGCAAATCTTTCATAGTGTCTCCTGATGGCTATAGGCGGTTGATTTCGCCGTTGCCTTGAACCGGCGCGTAAGGATGCGCGCGATATCGAAGGAGACGTCATGACGCTTGAACTCGTAGAACGACCCACCCACGTGCTGCTCGAAGCCGCCCGCTCCCGCGCGGCTGAAGCCGGACTGTCCTACGCGGGCGGGGTCTCGCCGCAGGATGCATGGGAACTCGTTCAGGCAGGCGACGCGGTCCTCGTGGACGTGCGCACCGCCGAAGAACGCAAATTTGTTGGACTCGTGCCTGGCAGCCTGCATGTCGCGTGGGCAACCGGCACGAGCCTGACGCGCAATCCGCGCTTCGTGCGCGAACTGGAAGCGAAGACCGGCAAAGACGCCGTGGTGCTGCTGCTGTGCCGCAGCGGCAACCGCTCGGCGCTGGCCGCGGAAGCCGCTGCGAAAGCCGGCTTCACGCAGGTTTTCAACGTGCTGGAAGGTTTTGAAGGAGAGCTGGACGACGCGCAACGGCGCGGCGCCAGCAATGGTTGGCGCTTTCACGGGCTGCCGTGGATTCAGGACTGAAGCGCCCGATCGTCTGCGCTGCACTTTAGGGGAGTCACCGCTGTGGCTGTGTTCGATGTCGATGAAATCGTGGCGGCGCTTCAGACGGTCCGCCAGCAATGGCGC harbors:
- a CDS encoding nitroreductase family protein gives rise to the protein MTTSNSRTAEHAIDRQFLERWSPRAFSSDPIPEATLLTLLEAARWAPSSYNSQPWRFVYARRDTPHWEQFLGFLNEFNRSWAKHAAAIVIVLSKSTFTPPGGAAEVPAPTHSFDTGAAWGYLALQASLSGWHAHGLAGIERETIRRELAVPDAYSIEAGIALGRAGDKASLPEALQAREVQSQRNPLSVIAAEGRLAF
- a CDS encoding rhodanese-like domain-containing protein; amino-acid sequence: MTLELVERPTHVLLEAARSRAAEAGLSYAGGVSPQDAWELVQAGDAVLVDVRTAEERKFVGLVPGSLHVAWATGTSLTRNPRFVRELEAKTGKDAVVLLLCRSGNRSALAAEAAAKAGFTQVFNVLEGFEGELDDAQRRGASNGWRFHGLPWIQD